The nucleotide sequence TCGATGCCGTCGACCGCGCCCAGGCGGCGTGGCGCGGGGCCGGGCACGACGTCCGCCCGGGCGGCCGGCACGAGGGCGCCCCGACCGAGAACGCCCTGATCCCCGTGGGCGACGGCACCTACATCGAGCTGCTGGGCCCGGTGCGTCCGACCTGGCGTCCACGGCTGCAACGGCTGTGGCGCGCGTCACGCTGGCCGTCGTTCGCCGCCCGGCGGACGCCGCTCGCCGCGCGCCTCCTTCGCGTGCTGGCCGCCGTCCCGCCGGTCGCGGACGTCTGCCTCGCGGTCACGCCGCTCAAGGAGCAGTTGGCGGCGGCCCTCGGCGCCGGCCTCGACGTTCCGGAGCCCGAGCCGATGGGCCGCGCCCGGCCCGACGGCCTCCGCCTCGCGTGGCGGCTCGCGCTGCCGCCGCTGCCCGCGCTGCCATTTGCCATCGAGGACGGCACCGCGCGCGCCCTGCGGGTGCCACGGGTGTCGCCAGACCACCAGGGCCTGACGCTCGTGCAGGCGCACCATGTGGACATCGGCGTCGCCGGCGTACGGGAAGCCACGACGTGGTTCGGCGCGTGGCTGGCACGCCGGCCGGCCGGCGTCGATCCGGTGGTCTTCGTCCTCGACGATGGATGCGCCCTCCGCCTGATCGAGGTCGGTGAGGAGGGGGTGCCCGGCGTGCTCGCCGCCGAGTACGTCGCCCGCCGCGCGCACGACGAGTTCGTCTGGCGCTTCGACGTCCGGCATGACAATTCATGACAACCAGCCCGCGGCCCGCGTGCTATAGTCCGCGCATTCGACGACTACTCCGCTGGTCGACACCCACTGAGCTGGAGGGAACACGCATGCAGAGCAAGGCACTCCGGAGGCTGGCGCCCTGGGCCAGCTTCGCGATGGCGCTTGCCGTCTCGACGACGGCCGTCGCCCAGTCGCTGACGCCCGCCCCCGCCCGAAAGGCCGGTGAGGGCGAGGGCCCGTTCAAACGCCTCGTCATCCGCGGCATCACGATGATCGACGGCACCGGCGCTCCGCCACAGGGTCCGATGGACCTCGTCATCGAAGGCAACCGCATCGCCGAAGTGCGCAGCGTCGGCTATCCGAAGGTGCCGATTCGCGAAGGCGGTCGCCCCGCCCGCGGCGAGAAGGAGATCGACGGCAGCGGCATGTACGTCATGCCCGGCTTCGTCGACCTGCACGTGCACGCTGGTGGCGCGCCAAAGAACCCCGAGGCCGAGTACCCCTACAAGCTCTGGCTGGCCCATGGGGTCACGACCGTCCGCGGGGTCGGCCTGACGGGCATGGACCTCGCCGTCTCCGAGGCCCGTCGGTCGGCGAAGAACGAGATCGTCGCGCCGCGCATCTTCAACTACCACGGGCCGTTCAGCGGCGAGGGCTGGGACCAGAGCAAGCCGCGCAACGCCGAGACCGTGCGCGAGTGGGTGCGCTGGGCGAAGAAGAAGGGCATCGACGGGCTGAAGCTCGGCGCGCTCGATCCCGACATCATGGCGGCCGTGCTCGACGAGGCGAGGAAGGAGGGCCTCGGCTCGACGGCGCACCTCGGCCAGATGGGTGTCGTGCGCATGAACGCGCGCGACGCCTCACGCCTCGGCCTCGGCGCGATGACCCACTTCTACGGCCTGTTCGAGTCGCTGCTGAAGGACCGCAGCGTCCAGAGCTATCCCGTCGACCAGAACTACAACGACGAGCAGCACCGCTTCGGCCAGGTGGCGCGCCTCTGGGACCAGATTCACCCGCGTGGCAGCGACCAGTGGAACGCGCTCATCGACGAGTGGGTGGAGCGCAAGTTCATCCTCGACCCGACGATGACGATCTACTCGGCCGGCCGCGACGTGATGCGGTCGCGCAACGCCGACTGGCACGAGAAGTACACGCTGCCGTCGCTCTGGGACTTCTTCCAGCCGAGCCGCGAGGCCCACGGCTCGTACTGGTTCTACTGGACGACGTGGGATGAAGTGGCGTGGAGGAACTTCTACCACGTGTGGATGTCGTTCCTGAACGACTTCAAGAACGCGGGCGGACGCGTGACGACCGGCTCCGACTCGGGCTTCATCTACCAGAACTACGGGTTCGGCTACGTGCAGGAGCTCGAGATGCTGCAGGAGGCCGGCTTCCACCCGCTCGAGGTCATCCGCTCGGCCACGCTCTACGGCGCCGAAGCGCTGCACGAGCCGAAGGGCGTCCCGATCGACTTCGGCATCATCCGCCCTGGCCTGCTCGCCGACCTCGTCATCGTCGACCAGAACCCGATCGAGAACCTCAAGGTGCTGTACGGCACCGGCGCCGTGAAGCTCAACGACCAGACCGGCGCCGTCGAGCGCGTCGGCGGCGTCAAGTACACCATCAAGGACGGCATCGTCTACGACGCGAAGCAGCTGCTGGCCGACGTCGCCGCGATGGTCGACAAGCAGAAGGCCGAGCGGCGTACGCAGACGACGTCAGGCGGCCAGTAGCCGGCGGGGAACCCCCGCAGGAACACGGCGGCGCGAGGCGACGCGGACCACCCGCGCCGCCTCGTGTCGTTTTCGCGGTCGGAGCTGGCGGGTGTCGCCGCCCGACCGAACGGACGGGTGTGGTGGCGCCGTTGCGCAAGTCGGAGGACAGCATGGTTCGAGAGAGCGTCGCGCGGTGGTTGATGGTGGGCGCCTGTGCCGGGATGATGCCCAGCGTCCCTGGCGTGGCCCATCAGCAGGCCCGGGAAGAGAAGAAGGAGGTCATCGGCACCACGGAGATCGGCGCCAGGCCCGCGCCCGCCCGGACGGCCGGCGAGGGCGAGGGCCCGTTCACGCGTCTCGTCATCCGCGGCATCACGATGATCGATGGGACGGGAGCGCCCCCTCAGGGCCCGATGGACATCGTGATCGAGGGCAACCGCATCGCAGAGGTGCGGAGCGTCGGCTACCCGAAGGTGCCGATCCGCGAGGGCGGCCGCCCCGCGAAGGGCGACAAAGAGATCGACGGCACCGGCATGTACGTGATGCCCGGCTTCGTCGACACGCACACGCACGCCGGCGGCATGCAGGCGCCCGAGGCGGAGTACGTCTACAAACTCTGGCTCGCGCACGGGGTGACGACGGCTCGCGGCGTGCCGTTCGGAGGGCTGGACTGGTCGCTCTCCGAGAAGGCGCGAAGCGCGAAGAACGAGATCGTCGCGCCGCGGATGTTCTCGTACCACTTCCCCTTCACCGGCGACGGGTGGGACACGAAGAAGCCCCAGACGCCCGACACCGCCCGCGAGTGGGTCCGTTTCGTCGCGGGCAAGGGAGCCGACGGCCTGAAGCTCTTCGCCTTCGACCCCGAGGTGATGGCGGCGCTCATCGACGAAGCGAAGAAGCACGGCCTCGGCACGACCGCCCACCTGCATCAGATGGGCGTCGTCCGAATGAACGCCCTCGAGGCGTCGCGGCTCGGCCTCGGCACGATGACGCACTTCTACGGCCTCTTCGAGTCGCTCCTGAAGGACCGGAGCATTCAGAGCTATCCGCTCGCCCAGAACTACAACGACGAGCAGCATCGCTTCGGCCAGGTGGCGCGTCTCTGGCATCAGATACACCCGCGCGGCAGCCGGCCGTGGAACGACCTGATCGACGAGTGGGTGAAGCGGGGCTTCGTCATCGACCCGACGATGACGATCTACTCGGCGAGCCGCGACGTCATGCGCTCGCGCAACGCCGACTGGCACGAGAGATACACGCTGCCGGTCCTGTGGGACTTCTATCAGCCGAGCCGCGAGGCCCACGGCTCGTACTGGTTCCACTGGACGACCGAGGACGAAGTGGCGTGGAGGAATTTCTACCGCGTGTGGATGTCGTTCCTCAACGACTACAAGAACGCCGGCGGTCGCGTCACCACCGGGTCGGACTCCGGGTTCATCTATCAGCTCTACGGCTTCGGGTACATCCAGGAGCTCGAGCTGCTGCAGGAAGCCGGGTTCCACCCGCTCGAGGTCATCCGCTCGGCCACGCTGTACGGGGCGGAGACCCTGCACGAACCGAAGGGCCGGCCCATCGAGTTCGGCATCATCCGCCCGGGCCTGCTCGCCGACCTCGTCATCGTCGACCAGAACCCGATCGAGAACCTCAAGGTGCTCTACGGCACGGGCGCGGTGAAGCTCAACGACCAGACGGGTGTCGTGGAGCGGGTCGGGGGCGTCAAGTACACGATCAAGGACGGCATCGTGTACGATGCCAGGCAACTGCTGGCCGACGTGGCCGCGATGGTCGACCGGGCGAAGGGCCGGGCGACGACGGCTGCGCGGTAGGCCGACTCAAGGAGCAGGTCGATGGGAGCGGTGCGCGACGGCATCGTCCAGGGCATCGTGCAGGTCTTCGTCGTGGGCTTCACGGCCATGCTGGTCCTGGTGCTGATTTTCGCCGTGTTCATGATGGCCGGCGCGGGGCTCGGCGCCGGCATGGGCAGCGCGGCCGGGCCGCGCCTCGACGGCATGACGACGACCTACGTGCACCAGGCGGGCACGCGCGGCAGCCGCAACAAACTGCTCGCGCTCCGGGTCCGGGGCATCATTCTCGGCTCGGCGCCTCGCGACCGCTCCTCGTCGATCTTCCTCGGTGACCTGACGTACGGGTACGACATCCAGCGTGCGCTCGACGAGGCCGCCGGCCGCGACGAGGTCAAGGGCGTGCTGCTGCACGTCGAGACGCCAGGGGGCACGATCTTCGGTTCGCGGGCGATTCACGACGGCGTGGTCGAATACCGCCGCGCCACCGGCAAGCCGGTCGTCGCCTACATCGAGGGGCTCTCAGCCTCTGGCGGCGTCATGGCCATGGTGGGAGCCGACCGCATCTATGCGGATCACGGGAGCCTGGTCGGCAGCATCGGCATCCTCGGGCCGCAGTTGATCTACTACGACAAGCCCGTCGCCGTCGACGGAGGCCTGTTCGGCGGCGGCATCACGACGCAGGGCGGCATCGAGCAGACGATCATCACCGCCGGGCGCGGGAAGGACCTCGGCAACCCCTTCCGGCGCCCGACCGAAGAGGAAGTGGCCGTCCTGACGCGAGCGATCGACGCCGAGTACGCGAGCTTCGTCCGCCACGTCGCCGAGCACCGCCGGCTCGACGAGGCGACCGTACGCGACCGGATGGGCGCCCATGTCTTCGACAACACCGGCGCCGAGGAGTACGGCCTGATCGACGGCACGCGCAATCGAAAGGAGGCCGTGGGCGAGCTGGCCGCGCTCGCAGAGATCGGAGACGACTTCGAGGTGGTGCGGCCCCGCGAGGCCGACATGGGTATCTTCAGGCAGATGCTGCTCGGCGAGGCACGCCCGTCGATCGACACGGCCGGCGCCCGCCGCGAGGTCCTGCGCGAGGTCTGCGCCGCGGCACTGCGATACCCGCTGGCGTACTACGGCGACCCGGCGGCACTGTGCGCCCCGTAGGTCGTCTCACGGCGTCCAGGCCGCGCCTGTGGCCTGCAGCGTGCCTGCAGCCCCGCCGCCTGCAGCCTGTAGCCCGCAGCCCGTACCCTGCAGCCCGCAACCGGTAGCTGCCTGTAGCGCCTTACCCGAAGCAGTACACCTGCCCGTCGCCGGCGCCAACCACCACGCGGCCACTGGCGATGGCTGGCGACGCCGTCACCGCCGAGCCGATCGTGTACTCCCAGGCAGCCTGCCCCGTCGCGAGGTCGATCGCGTAGACACGTCCATCGTTCGAACCGACGAACGCGCGTCCTCCCGCCACCGCCGGAGACGACTCGACGCGCGCGCGTGTCGCGAACGTCCACCTCCCCTCGCCCGTGGCGGCATCGATCCCGTGCACCATCCGATCCCGCCCGCCCACGACCACCAGGCCCTCGGCCACCGCCGCCGAGGAATAGAACGGGAACTTGCGTTCGGGGTGCTCGTAGCGCCAGAGCACCTGCCCCTTCTCGAGGTCCGCCGCGACCACCTGGTTGTCGAACGTCCCGAAGTACGCGCGCCGACCGGCGATGGCCACCGAGGCCGCCATGTACGCGCCGACGTCGAGCGACAGCACCTCTTGACCATTCGACACGCGCACGCCGCGCAGCCACTCGTCGCACCCGCCGAAGTAGGCCACGCCGGCGACCACCGCCGGCGTCCCGTGCACGTAACTCTCGGTCTGGAGCTTCCACACGGGCGCGCCGTCGCGCCGCGCCACGGCGTGCAGGTGTCCGTCGTACGAGCCGATGAGCACCCGATCGTCCACGACCACGGGCGATGACTTGACCTCGCTCCCCGTCTTGAAGGTCCACCGCGGCTTTCCGGTCGCGGCGTCGACGGCGTGTAGCAGTCCCGACAGCGCCCCGACGTAGACGACGCCGTCGGCCACGGCCGGCGAGGACTCGCCGACGCCGTCGGCGATGTCCGCACGCCAGCGTTCGCGGCCGTCGGAGAGCTGGATCGCCACCAGTGCGCCCGACGTGGAGCCCACGTAGACCACGCCGTCGAAGATGGCTGCCGACGACTCGACGGGCTCGTCGCCCGCGGCGAACGACCAGAGCAGCTTCGGCTGGACGGCGACCCGGCCCGGCGAGACGCCCGTCAGTGCGGGTCCCCCCCGGAACTGAGGCCAGTCGTCGGCAGTGGGGCCCACCACCGCCTGGCCCCAGGCGCGGCGCACGTCGGCGGCCACGACACCGGCGGCCATCGCGGCTCCGGCGAATCCGACGAACTGTCGACGGCTGATCACGGACGAGGTCTCCTCCCTTCGTAGTGGCTCGGGGCTTCAGCTCCTGCCGGCCCCCGCCGGGGCTGAAGCTCCGGCGCTACGGTCATCTGCCGACAACGCGTCCTACGAGGCCGAAGCCCCGGCGCGACGGAGATCTGCCAGCCCGACGGAACGCGGCGGCGTCAGTTCGCGCTCGTCTTCAACTGCGCGCCGTTCTCGATCGCGAAGAGCTGGTTCCGGTTCGCGATGAAGAGCGTCCCATTGGCGGGCACCGGCGTCGAGTACACCGAGCTCGCCATGTTGATCTCGGCCACGAGCTCGAGCTTCTTGCCGTGGCGCAGGATGGCGATGTCGCCGTCTTCGTCGCCCAGGTAGACGTACCCGTCCGCGACGAGCGGCGACCCCCAGATCGCGGCGAACATGTCGTGGACCCAGTACACCTCGCCGGTCTTCGCATCGAGGCAATGAAGGAAGCCGCTGAAATCGGGGTAGTAGACGAGGCCGTCGACGATCGCGGCCGTCGAGACCGACCGGCGGATCTTCTGGTAGTGCCACACCTTCCCAGACTCGGTGATGTCGCCGCGCTTTGTCGGGTCGATGGCAAACAGGTGGCCGACACCCTCGCCGTGCTCGGGGTCCTGGCCGTTGGCCAGGTAGACGAGCCCGTCGTACACCACGGCCGTGCTGATGAGCTCGTTGCGCGTCTTCGGCCACACGGAGTCCTTCGGGTTCGTGTCGAATTCCCAGAGCTTCTTGCCCGACGTGGCCTCGTAGCCGCGCACCCACCCGTCACCCTGCGGGTGGATCACCTGGACCACGCCACCGACCTCCGCTACCGTGATGGGCGCCCACTGGCCGTGCAGGATGCGATCCTCCACCGAGTTGTCCTCCCACACCAGTTCGCCGGTCTTCTTGTTGAGCGCGACGATCGACGGCGCGCGCGGCGACGGGACGACGACGTGGCTCTCGTCGACGCCGTTGGACGTCGAAACGTAGAGCAAGTCGCCGTGGGTCACGGGGGACGCGTTCGACATGTTGTGCGGGAAGGCGCCGACCTCCTCCATCATGTCGAAGATCCACAGGATGTCGGCGTCGTACTCCGACGTGTACTTCTCGTCGGTGTAGGGCCCGTTGTTCTTGCCGTCGCGGAAACCCTGCGCGTCGAGCGCGACCACCTCACCGCGGTTCGACACGTAGTAGACGACGCCGTCCTCGACGAGCGGCGAGGAACAGATGCCCTGGTAGGGCCAGTCGTTGACCCGTCCGGCAGGCAGCTTCTCGTGCGTCACCTGCCACAGAAATGTCCCGTCCGACTCGCGAAACGCCTTGAGCACGCCGCGATCGCCGGCCTGCTTCGGATCGCGCACGGCTTCGTTGTTCGTGCCGACGAAGACCATGCCCTCGGCGACGACCGGGTTGCCGTAGGTCTGCGACCCGAGTTCCTGGACCCACCGAATGTTCTTGCCGGTCTTGACGTCCCACTCGAGCGGCAGCCCCGTCATCGTCGAGACCATGTTCCGATCGGGCGTGCCACCCCACATCGGCCAGTCACCACGCGACCGGTCGTCGGCCGACAGGGCGACCGTCGCCACGAGCGCGCCCACCGCCATCAGCACCGCCGCCGACCACTTCATCGAGCTGCCAGTTGTCCGGGCCATCTGTCGTTCTCCGTGCCGGCGTGTCTCACCGTCCATGAGGTGTCACGCGAATGTTGTCGAACCAGGCGCCAACGGGTGCGTCGGCATACAGTCCAGGGCTCCCCTCGCGATGGGGAATCCGGTCGATCTTCTCCACCATCCAGGCGTCGGGCTCCGCCTCGTCGCGCGGCCACACCTTGCCCTGCACGCGCGACGTGCCGTCGGGCAGGTTCTCGACGCGCAGTTTGAGCCGATACCAGGTATCGGCCTTCCAGGCGTACCGGGTGGCGACGGTCATCGCCCGGGCGGTCTGCCACGGGTGCAGCTCGAGCCGCTGGTTGTTGCCGAGCAGGATGAGCCCGTAGCGCTGGCCGAAGATGCCGACGTCGCCGAGTTGCCGTCTCGCCTCGGTGGACCGGACGTCGACCTCCACGGTGTAGTCGCTCCATGTCGATTGCCCCATGAAGAGCCGCGCGCGTCGCGTCAGTGTGGTGTCTGGCAGCCGGAAGAGTGCCTTCGTGCCGTCGACCTCGCGGACGACGAACTTGCCCGTCGCGTTGATCCACTGGCGTGGCGGGGCCTCGCCCTCGAACGACTCGAAGTCGATGTGCCACGGAAGCGGTGGAATCACGCGCACCGCCGACGAGGCCGACAGCTCGCCCACCCTGGCCGTCACCGTGCCGGCTTCGCCGAGCGGGGGCTGCGCGGCCGCATAGGCACCGTCTGGCCCAATCGTCCCACCGAGCCCATCGAGCGCCCAGCTCACCGCTCCAGCCGGTGGCGACACGCGGCGACCCGCCGCATCGAACAGGCGGATGTCGAACCTGACGGACGCGCCGGGCGCGACCCGGACTTCGGCCGGCACGACCAGCGCCGCGACTGGCGGGCCCGCCGGCCCCGGCGCGGGCCCCATCCGGACCGACGTCGCCGACGTCGGCCGGGGCTCGTTCGGGCCAATGGCGTACATCGCCCGGTCGGTGACCAGGTACACGCGACCGTCCGCCACGGCAACGCCGGTCTGGATCATCTCTGGATCCGTCTCGCTGCCGAGCAGGTCCTCGTCGAGCACCTCGACGCCCGTGCGGCTGGGCCGCAGAATGAAGAACTTGCCGTTCTCCGTGCCGACGTACAGCTTCCCGTCACCGTAGACCAGCGAGCCTCGCTGGATGGTGCCGAGCTCGCGGGTCCACAACCGCTCGCCGGTCGTCGCGTCGAACGCGCCGAGCACCGCGCCGTTGTCCATGTGGTAGATGACGTCGTCGACCACGACGGGCGATCCAAAGCCACCCAGCCACCCGAGCGTCCGCCACCGAACGACCTCGTTGCCCACGTCTCCCCGCCCGTCGGTGCGGATGCGCGCCACGAGGCCCATCTCGTTCGTGCCGAGATTCTCCTCGCTGTGGGTCACGACCGCATCGTCGCCGATCGTGACGACCTCCGTGTTGACCGCGCGCTTGGTCATGTCGAAGCGCCAGATCGGCCGGCCGGTTGCCACCTCGAGGGCGTGAATCGCGCCGTCGGTCCCGCCGACGAGCAAGGCGCGCGTGCCGCTCGCGAGGTCGCGGACGATGGCCGTCGAGTAGTTGGTGTCGTAGTGCCGGGGCTGCGGCGACGAGATCCACACGGTGGTCCCGGTGTCTTCGTCGAACGCCAGCCAGCGGTTGCCGCCCCTGGCCCAGGGCCCCCACCCCGACATGAGGCCGCTGATGATGACGAGGCCGCTGTCGACGATGGGCGACGCCGTACGGCCGCCATGCGTCGTGACGAACCCGAACTCCTCGATCAGATTCCGCTGCCAGACGACGGCGCCCTCGGGCGACAGCGCCACGAGCGTCCCCGCCACGCCGAGCGCGAACAGCCGGCCCGTCTCCGGGTTGGCGGCGGGCGAGGCCCAGGCCACGCGGTGGGGCGGAACGTCGGTGAGGGCGACACTGAAGCGATGCTCCCAGAGCACGTTGCCGCTTCGGGCATCGAAGCACATCACGCGCTCCTGCACGTCGTCGGCCTCGTCCCAGTTCGTGCTGCGGCCCGCCGTGTTCTGAAGGCACACCCGCCCGCCGACGACGACCGGCGTCGAGCGCCCGCCAAACGGCACGCGCCACGCCATGCCGTCGCCGCCGGGCGTCCAGCGTGCGGGAAGTCCGCTTTCCGAGGAGAGGCCGTCTTGCGTCGGGCCGCGCTGGTGCCACCACTGCGCCGAGGCCGGGTCGGCCACCAGGCCGAGACTCAGGGTGACGGACAGGAGGAAAATCGGGACGAACCGCTGTCGTGTCATGGCGTTGGTCGCTGGAGCCTCGCGTATCATGGCTGAAGTTTCGACGATATCGTCCGAACGTGGCCGCGTCAAGGCACGTCGACGCCGGCCGCCCAGCCCTGGAGGCTCGCTCATGTCCCGCGCCCGCCGGTTCGCCTCGTTCGCGCTCGCCGCCGCCGTCGCCTTGCCGTCGAGTCTCGTCGCGTCCGACTGGCCGCAGTGGCGAGGCCCGGGCGGCCAGGGCATCTCGAACGACAGCCGCGCGCCGAGCACGTGGACGCCGGAGACGAACGTGGCCTGGCGCACTGCGATTCCCGGTCGCGGGCACTCGTCTCCGGTCGTCTGGCACGATCGCGTGTTCCTCACGACGGCGATCGAGGGCGACGTCGTCCCGGGCCACCAGGCGGTGAGACACGAGGTCGGCGGCCAGGAGTTCGTGCACCCCGACGCCGTCTCGGGCGATCGCGTGCAGACGCTCAAGGTGCTGGCCCTCGACGTGGCGACCGGCGCCACCGTCTGGGAGCGGACCGCTTACGAAGGGCCGGTGTACGACTCCCGCCACCGGCGTGGCAGCTTCGCCTCGTCGACGCCCGTCACCGACGGGGAGACCGTCTACGTGTCGTTCGGCAGCGAGGGCGTCTACGCCTACGGCTTCGACGGCACGCTCCGCTGGAAGTCCGACATCGGCCGCATCCGGACGCTTGGGCTCGGCACGGCGTCCTCGCCGATCCTCTTCGAGCAGTGGCTGATCCTGCAGTGTGACGAGAACGAAGGCGAACGGTCGTTCATCGTGGCACTCGAGAAGGCGACCGGCAAGGAAGCCTGGCGTGTGGCCAGGCCGGTCG is from Acidobacteriota bacterium and encodes:
- a CDS encoding amidohydrolase family protein, yielding MMPSVPGVAHQQAREEKKEVIGTTEIGARPAPARTAGEGEGPFTRLVIRGITMIDGTGAPPQGPMDIVIEGNRIAEVRSVGYPKVPIREGGRPAKGDKEIDGTGMYVMPGFVDTHTHAGGMQAPEAEYVYKLWLAHGVTTARGVPFGGLDWSLSEKARSAKNEIVAPRMFSYHFPFTGDGWDTKKPQTPDTAREWVRFVAGKGADGLKLFAFDPEVMAALIDEAKKHGLGTTAHLHQMGVVRMNALEASRLGLGTMTHFYGLFESLLKDRSIQSYPLAQNYNDEQHRFGQVARLWHQIHPRGSRPWNDLIDEWVKRGFVIDPTMTIYSASRDVMRSRNADWHERYTLPVLWDFYQPSREAHGSYWFHWTTEDEVAWRNFYRVWMSFLNDYKNAGGRVTTGSDSGFIYQLYGFGYIQELELLQEAGFHPLEVIRSATLYGAETLHEPKGRPIEFGIIRPGLLADLVIVDQNPIENLKVLYGTGAVKLNDQTGVVERVGGVKYTIKDGIVYDARQLLADVAAMVDRAKGRATTAAR
- a CDS encoding PQQ-binding-like beta-propeller repeat protein, which gives rise to MARTTGSSMKWSAAVLMAVGALVATVALSADDRSRGDWPMWGGTPDRNMVSTMTGLPLEWDVKTGKNIRWVQELGSQTYGNPVVAEGMVFVGTNNEAVRDPKQAGDRGVLKAFRESDGTFLWQVTHEKLPAGRVNDWPYQGICSSPLVEDGVVYYVSNRGEVVALDAQGFRDGKNNGPYTDEKYTSEYDADILWIFDMMEEVGAFPHNMSNASPVTHGDLLYVSTSNGVDESHVVVPSPRAPSIVALNKKTGELVWEDNSVEDRILHGQWAPITVAEVGGVVQVIHPQGDGWVRGYEATSGKKLWEFDTNPKDSVWPKTRNELISTAVVYDGLVYLANGQDPEHGEGVGHLFAIDPTKRGDITESGKVWHYQKIRRSVSTAAIVDGLVYYPDFSGFLHCLDAKTGEVYWVHDMFAAIWGSPLVADGYVYLGDEDGDIAILRHGKKLELVAEINMASSVYSTPVPANGTLFIANRNQLFAIENGAQLKTSAN
- a CDS encoding PQQ-binding-like beta-propeller repeat protein; this translates as MTRQRFVPIFLLSVTLSLGLVADPASAQWWHQRGPTQDGLSSESGLPARWTPGGDGMAWRVPFGGRSTPVVVGGRVCLQNTAGRSTNWDEADDVQERVMCFDARSGNVLWEHRFSVALTDVPPHRVAWASPAANPETGRLFALGVAGTLVALSPEGAVVWQRNLIEEFGFVTTHGGRTASPIVDSGLVIISGLMSGWGPWARGGNRWLAFDEDTGTTVWISSPQPRHYDTNYSTAIVRDLASGTRALLVGGTDGAIHALEVATGRPIWRFDMTKRAVNTEVVTIGDDAVVTHSEENLGTNEMGLVARIRTDGRGDVGNEVVRWRTLGWLGGFGSPVVVDDVIYHMDNGAVLGAFDATTGERLWTRELGTIQRGSLVYGDGKLYVGTENGKFFILRPSRTGVEVLDEDLLGSETDPEMIQTGVAVADGRVYLVTDRAMYAIGPNEPRPTSATSVRMGPAPGPAGPPVAALVVPAEVRVAPGASVRFDIRLFDAAGRRVSPPAGAVSWALDGLGGTIGPDGAYAAAQPPLGEAGTVTARVGELSASSAVRVIPPLPWHIDFESFEGEAPPRQWINATGKFVVREVDGTKALFRLPDTTLTRRARLFMGQSTWSDYTVEVDVRSTEARRQLGDVGIFGQRYGLILLGNNQRLELHPWQTARAMTVATRYAWKADTWYRLKLRVENLPDGTSRVQGKVWPRDEAEPDAWMVEKIDRIPHREGSPGLYADAPVGAWFDNIRVTPHGR
- a CDS encoding amidohydrolase family protein; the encoded protein is MQSKALRRLAPWASFAMALAVSTTAVAQSLTPAPARKAGEGEGPFKRLVIRGITMIDGTGAPPQGPMDLVIEGNRIAEVRSVGYPKVPIREGGRPARGEKEIDGSGMYVMPGFVDLHVHAGGAPKNPEAEYPYKLWLAHGVTTVRGVGLTGMDLAVSEARRSAKNEIVAPRIFNYHGPFSGEGWDQSKPRNAETVREWVRWAKKKGIDGLKLGALDPDIMAAVLDEARKEGLGSTAHLGQMGVVRMNARDASRLGLGAMTHFYGLFESLLKDRSVQSYPVDQNYNDEQHRFGQVARLWDQIHPRGSDQWNALIDEWVERKFILDPTMTIYSAGRDVMRSRNADWHEKYTLPSLWDFFQPSREAHGSYWFYWTTWDEVAWRNFYHVWMSFLNDFKNAGGRVTTGSDSGFIYQNYGFGYVQELEMLQEAGFHPLEVIRSATLYGAEALHEPKGVPIDFGIIRPGLLADLVIVDQNPIENLKVLYGTGAVKLNDQTGAVERVGGVKYTIKDGIVYDAKQLLADVAAMVDKQKAERRTQTTSGGQ
- a CDS encoding VOC family protein encodes the protein MPRVTLDHLVVPVDAVDRAQAAWRGAGHDVRPGGRHEGAPTENALIPVGDGTYIELLGPVRPTWRPRLQRLWRASRWPSFAARRTPLAARLLRVLAAVPPVADVCLAVTPLKEQLAAALGAGLDVPEPEPMGRARPDGLRLAWRLALPPLPALPFAIEDGTARALRVPRVSPDHQGLTLVQAHHVDIGVAGVREATTWFGAWLARRPAGVDPVVFVLDDGCALRLIEVGEEGVPGVLAAEYVARRAHDEFVWRFDVRHDNS
- a CDS encoding PQQ-binding-like beta-propeller repeat protein, which codes for MSRARRFASFALAAAVALPSSLVASDWPQWRGPGGQGISNDSRAPSTWTPETNVAWRTAIPGRGHSSPVVWHDRVFLTTAIEGDVVPGHQAVRHEVGGQEFVHPDAVSGDRVQTLKVLALDVATGATVWERTAYEGPVYDSRHRRGSFASSTPVTDGETVYVSFGSEGVYAYGFDGTLRWKSDIGRIRTLGLGTASSPILFEQWLILQCDENEGERSFIVALEKATGKEAWRVARPVEVSWSTPVIVDAGGRLELVANGTEFVIAYDPRTGRELWRTKGVESNAIHTPLVGHGLVFVTAGFPAKRVIAIRPGGSGDITGTDRIAWRYDKGTAYVATPILYGDYVYLITDNGILTCLDARTGEVKYEGGRVPVPARFMGSPVAIDGTLLLTSEDGDTFVIKAGPTHEVIRTNSVDEPVFASLAIAQGRVFVRGERHLYCLSGERRGD
- a CDS encoding PQQ-binding-like beta-propeller repeat protein, with product MISRRQFVGFAGAAMAAGVVAADVRRAWGQAVVGPTADDWPQFRGGPALTGVSPGRVAVQPKLLWSFAAGDEPVESSAAIFDGVVYVGSTSGALVAIQLSDGRERWRADIADGVGESSPAVADGVVYVGALSGLLHAVDAATGKPRWTFKTGSEVKSSPVVVDDRVLIGSYDGHLHAVARRDGAPVWKLQTESYVHGTPAVVAGVAYFGGCDEWLRGVRVSNGQEVLSLDVGAYMAASVAIAGRRAYFGTFDNQVVAADLEKGQVLWRYEHPERKFPFYSSAAVAEGLVVVGGRDRMVHGIDAATGEGRWTFATRARVESSPAVAGGRAFVGSNDGRVYAIDLATGQAAWEYTIGSAVTASPAIASGRVVVGAGDGQVYCFG
- a CDS encoding S49 family peptidase, which gives rise to MGAVRDGIVQGIVQVFVVGFTAMLVLVLIFAVFMMAGAGLGAGMGSAAGPRLDGMTTTYVHQAGTRGSRNKLLALRVRGIILGSAPRDRSSSIFLGDLTYGYDIQRALDEAAGRDEVKGVLLHVETPGGTIFGSRAIHDGVVEYRRATGKPVVAYIEGLSASGGVMAMVGADRIYADHGSLVGSIGILGPQLIYYDKPVAVDGGLFGGGITTQGGIEQTIITAGRGKDLGNPFRRPTEEEVAVLTRAIDAEYASFVRHVAEHRRLDEATVRDRMGAHVFDNTGAEEYGLIDGTRNRKEAVGELAALAEIGDDFEVVRPREADMGIFRQMLLGEARPSIDTAGARREVLREVCAAALRYPLAYYGDPAALCAP